The genomic window GCGGATGAGtctgaacttggatcttcctgaatGCAGGCTCAACGCTTtgctttttaatagaaattttggtttatttttccaatgacggGCAATGGCAGTTTCTAACATtgatccatttgcaaatttaggAGATCTCTATGTTGCTACCACTCTCTGCCCCCCATCGTGGTGAACAAGCTGTACACGCACAATCCTATTAACAGGGACATCCCGGTATTCACTGACTTGGTGCTTTTCCCTGCGCGGCCTGCCTTGCCATCTCTGTGCAGGAGCCGCCCGTCAGGGACGCCCGCTCTGGGGTCTGCTCCCTGCACCCCGCAGTGGCGCGGGCGCTGGTGACGCTGCAGGGCGAGGCCCCCCAACACTCAGTTCTGGCCCACGATCCCCCCAATGTCCAATTCTCCGCCACTAAACATTTTGGCCACGCGAGCCTTTTCCTGCCTTTTGGACTGTTTGGCACACAGCGCTGGCGTTGCCGGGTCCAAGGGAAGGAATGGCTTTGGGCACAGCCCCGGGGGGCTCTGCTGACCGGCTGGAGCCCCCCGGGCCCGGCTTGTACCGCACCCCTCCCGCGGGCCCAGCTGCCTCTGAAAGCGAGAAGGCGGCACCATGCCCCTGCCGCCGGTGCCAGGCCGCAGCGCTGGCAGCCGTGCCCTCTCCTCGGGCGCGGCCCTCCTCCGCCCCGGGCCCTGCCCACCTCCGTGTGCCCCGGGGGCGCTGCCCGCCGGGCTGgggccgctgctgctgctgcaccCCGCGGcgccgggcccgggccccggccAGGAGGCGTCGCCGAGGGAAGGGCCGCGCTCGGCCGAGCCCCACACCGGGGGCAGCTGGGGGGCCGACGGCCACACACACGGGGGGCCCCGGCGCCCCGACATGCTCTCCCAGGCCCCGGCGCCGCCTCAGGAGGCGCCCGCGGGGACGGCGCAGGCGCGAGCGAGAACACGCCCCCCCGGGGAGCGGGGACGGCCGGAAGGGGAAGTGAGCGTGGGTCACATGCTGAGGAAAGCGGAACGGACCGGCAATCCCACCAATCGGAAAAGGGCCCGAGCAAGCCCGAGGAGGCTAATTGGGGAAAAGGCCTGGGGGAGGCGGGCCCCTGCCGGACATCCGGGCCTCCCCCAGGCCGCGGGGCGCCCGGCGCCCTCTCCCTCCCCAGCCCGCTTGCAGCCTCCGGGTGCCCCTCGCAGAGGGGGCAGCAGTCCGCGTGCGCCGGTGACCGCCATGCCACCCCCAAGCGGCCAAGCTCAGAGCCCACTTACAGCAACAAGGCAGTGCTCGCCCAGCTCGTGCAGCACAAGAACGCTAATGACCGAGCCCTCAGCAAGGCTTCTCCCTTTTGTTGGTTTTTATTAAGAGCTTATTAAACAGAAAGGCCATCTCTTATTTACACATCAAGAGCATCACATGCGTAAAATTCCACACTTGCTCATTTTTTGCTTGCTTCAAGTACCAGTAATCTATTGCGCTAAGAATTAGTTATCACTACAGTGAATCAATCATCTCAGGTGAGACAGAAGCTGCCTTTTTTACAATCTACTTAAGAACATAAATATACaactataatttattaaaattattgacAATGTACAAAATAAGACCCATTCACTAAAATGCTCGTTTTTGCTATATTCAAATCATGTTTGAAAAAGTAAAGGTGGTAAAAATACAGATCTCTGCCGCCTAGTTCACCAGTTCTGGTTGAACATTTATCCTTCGAAGTGCTTCTTCAGGCATGCAAAAGACAGGATTGACTGGCTTGATCTGTTCATCTCCTAACAGAGACAGCCCAGCAATTCCAAATAAAGTATGAAATGGGTCTACctatttgggaagaaagaaagatcagTAACCAGACAATTCTACTGATACAACAAAAGTTCAATCACAAAAACCTGCAAAAAGCAGGGGCCCTTCAAAAATGGAAAGTGCTGCAAAGTAAGATAATCACATTGAAATAAAGGAGTAGTTCTTAAGTTACAAAAAAGCCCAGCTGAACAAGCCCTGGTAACCAGTCCATTTAATGACATAAACTTTATACTTGTAAAAGCTCAAAGTCCTAAACATACAAGTTAAAAATACTcttctttcatattctttttaaattggcAGGCTAGTTTTCATCAGGTACTCTTAACAGTAATGCACCTGAGGAAGAAggatgtatatttatatttatcttataaCCTTTCTTTAACAGTGTTTCTGCCCAGCAACCATTTGATATAAAAACCTCCAAGAGTGACATAGAAACCAGTGACAACTTACCATATCTCCTGGCCTGTCTGCAAATCCTCCAGTCTCTTCATCTTGACAAGCCAAGATGAAACAGCGCAGTTTCTCTCGGTCAATCCAGTGAAGTCTTCCAATTATTTTCAAGGAAGCCAAGACCCACCAGGAATAACATACATCTGGTAGCTAAGGGTAAGAGatacaaacatttatttctttgacAACTTTCCATCTCTCCATTCATGCCAGCAACTAAATCTGGTCTGTGGATGAGAACATAGGCTGCCCTAAGCCAATGAAAAattaacataaaaggaaaaatttctatGCTACCTTAATTCTAAGTTAGAAGGAATGAAAGCTTCCAGCGtagataaaatttcaaaattcaaggTCAAAAGAATAGCTTAGAACAGCCCAGATATTCAGAATAGGCAACCAAGAAGGACAAGGGGGCAAAGAGAATGGAAACAATTTCAAACACTGTACTGACTTTCTCTGGAACAGAATTCCATGGGAGGTGAGAAGAAATACTGTGTTTTAAATAGCAGTCAAGGGCCTAGAAGGAAGGGATTCAAATCTGTTATCTAGCTGGGCTCATAACTTCACTGTCTAGGCTCTACCTTAGATTTAAAACAATATCCCTTTCATGGGACATAATaattacatttttgaaaaatgaaatttatgttCTAAAAGTATTAAGATGTCTTCATTTCTGAATTCCAGTGACAGATAACACTAAAAAGAAGATCAAAGGGAATGGGCCTTGGGATCCTCATTATATTACCTTCTCTGGTCGTCCATTGAGTCCACCAGATGGCAACTGGCGTTCACAAAGCCACCAACCAAGCAGATCAGAATTGACTTGATGCAACTGGCTGGTAATGGCCAGAAATCCTGTGCAACAATAGATCTAAAATTACAGACATAAAGTTCATGTATATAAACTTTATCTCGACTTCCACATTATAGGATTATTGCTATATTAAGGATCTTTCTTCCCTTGTGTCAATGTATTTTGAATTAGTAACACACAGGATAGGAATGTTTAGTGTAGGACTGACTACAAAACCACTGGAATTCAAAGATGACAATTTTCAGCGGATAAATAAGGTGGTAGTGTGACAATGCTTCTGGGTTTCTAGGAATGGAGAATGTTAGCCAACTTCAGAAAAAGATAATATGCAGCTAGCTAACAGTATATAAATTGAACAGCACACCTCATGAAACTTGGTGCACGAGGTCAACATTCAAATACTGCCTTAACATTTCAGCATTAGGGTAAAAGTCTGATGACATACCTGCCCAGCATGGGACTCAGAGCCTGGCCTGCACCCAAATCCTCCATCAAAGTTCATGCAGGATAAAACAAATTCTATTGCCTTGTCAATATTGATGGCATCTAGCTTCCCCTACAAGACAAAATGTTTTTCAATGAAATTCCAAACACACAAGAAATGTTTaatttcattacttcaaaacaGTAATTAGAACTTACCAAAAGAGCTAATGTGGCCACAGCACAGAAGGAAAATCTTGTATCTATCTCTCCTGAGGAAAGAAGACACCAGAGTATACAAGCAGCCCATTAGTAAGTACTTGTGCAACAAGATTTGCTTCTTTCCACATTTCCAAAGCCACACCATTCCTCCAGTTAG from Macrotis lagotis isolate mMagLag1 chromosome 2, bilby.v1.9.chrom.fasta, whole genome shotgun sequence includes these protein-coding regions:
- the RABGGTB gene encoding geranylgeranyl transferase type-2 subunit beta, giving the protein MGTPEKDVVIKADAPDTLLLDKHAAYIAAYGAKKDDYEYCMSEYLRMSGIYWGLTVMDLMGQLHRMNREEILTFIKACQHECGGISASLGHDPHLLYTLSAIQILTLYDSLNVIDVNKVVEYVQSLQKEDGSFAGDIWGEIDTRFSFCAVATLALLGKLDAINIDKAIEFVLSCMNFDGGFGCRPGSESHAGQIYCCTGFLAITSQLHQVNSDLLGWWLCERQLPSGGLNGRPEKLPDVCYSWWVLASLKIIGRLHWIDREKLRCFILACQDEETGGFADRPGDMVDPFHTLFGIAGLSLLGDEQIKPVNPVFCMPEEALRRINVQPELVN